A single window of Nicotiana tomentosiformis chromosome 1, ASM39032v3, whole genome shotgun sequence DNA harbors:
- the LOC104085189 gene encoding protein NEN1-like isoform X2 — MEIDGEGEAIVFFDLETTFQDRVLLEFGAIFVCPRRLIELDSYSTLIRPTDPSFSDTFSGHHGITRADLASAPLFPEVADDIYQILNENMNDSKCRIFGVALLSMLSTLAAYFRFEEQPHRCLPDVRMNLEVLKHCGTVLFLESIFPEVLQSSWISPNEVSIPSTFAIPAFFYDGNPRIRIMHNDIDLKLHCSRLKVQLEIRKFDDANRRLTFVVAASRRLCEVLDECDILVEQRYKDCGGDSEWLPVVNRDYQSVRLRLKARVDGNTVHWRTQIERYQNESSTFQRVESSNFDSTELANLFIPGTSVDAFFSLETFDYREKAGIGLVADKLIIHHQ; from the exons ATGGAGATTGACGGAGAAGGGGAGGCAATTGTGTTCTTTGATTTGGAGACGACATTTCAGGATCGGGTTCTGTTAGAATTCGGAGCCATATTTGTATGCCCAAGGAGGTTGATTGAGCTTGACAGTTATTCGACCCTGATCCGACCCACTGACCCATCATTCTCGGATACTTTCTCGGGTCATCATGGCATCACCAGAGCAGACCTAGCTTCTGCCCCTCTCTTCCCTGAAGTTGCTGACGACATCTACCAAATCCTCAATG AAAATATGAATGACTCGAAATGTCGAATTTTCGGGGTCGCATTACTCTCCATG TTGTCTACTCTCGCAGCTTATTTTCGGTTTGAAGAGCAACCACACAG GTGTTTGCCTGATGTCCGAATGAATCTTGAAGTTCTCAAGCACTGTGGAACTGTTTTATTCTTG GAGTCTATTTTTCCTGAAGTACTTCAAAGTTCATGGATTTCTCCTAATGAAGTTTCTATACCTTCTACTTTTGCAATCCCTGCCTTCTTTTATGATGGAAACCCAAGAATACGTATTATGCACAATGACATTGATTTGAAGCTGCATTGTAGTCGCCTCAAGGTGCAGTTAGAAATTAGAAAGTTTGATGATGCTAATCGTCGACTCACTTTTGTGGTGGCTGCTTCTCGGCGTTTATGTGAAGTTCTGGATGAGTGTGATATTCTTGTTGAGCAGAGATACAAGGATTGCGGTGGTGACTCAGAATGGCTTCCTGTGGTTAACAGAGATTATCAGAGCGTTCGATTGCG ATTGAAAGCTAGAGTGGATGGTAACACTGTTCACTGGAGGACGCAGATAGAGAGATATCAGAATGAATCTTCCACCTTCCAAAGAGTTGAGTCTAGTAATTTTGACTCCACGGAACTAGCGAACTTGTTCATTCCTGGGACCTCTGTGGATGCATTTTTCTCTTTGGAAACCTTTGATTATAGGGAGAAAGCAGGTATCGGCTTAGTGGCTGATAAGTTGATTATACATCACCAGTGA
- the LOC104085189 gene encoding protein NEN4-like isoform X1 produces the protein MEIDGEGEAIVFFDLETTFQDRVLLEFGAIFVCPRRLIELDSYSTLIRPTDPSFSDTFSGHHGITRADLASAPLFPEVADDIYQILNARIWAGHNIKDFDCPLIKEEFAEIGWRAPRYRQLIDSYPLLTEWFGKRAGDMKLSTLAAYFRFEEQPHRCLPDVRMNLEVLKHCGTVLFLESIFPEVLQSSWISPNEVSIPSTFAIPAFFYDGNPRIRIMHNDIDLKLHCSRLKVQLEIRKFDDANRRLTFVVAASRRLCEVLDECDILVEQRYKDCGGDSEWLPVVNRDYQSVRLRLKARVDGNTVHWRTQIERYQNESSTFQRVESSNFDSTELANLFIPGTSVDAFFSLETFDYREKAGIGLVADKLIIHHQ, from the exons ATGGAGATTGACGGAGAAGGGGAGGCAATTGTGTTCTTTGATTTGGAGACGACATTTCAGGATCGGGTTCTGTTAGAATTCGGAGCCATATTTGTATGCCCAAGGAGGTTGATTGAGCTTGACAGTTATTCGACCCTGATCCGACCCACTGACCCATCATTCTCGGATACTTTCTCGGGTCATCATGGCATCACCAGAGCAGACCTAGCTTCTGCCCCTCTCTTCCCTGAAGTTGCTGACGACATCTACCAAATCCTCAATG CGCGAATATGGGCTGGACACAATATTAAGGACTTCGATTGTCCTCTTATTAAGGAGGAGTTTGCTGAAATTGGTTGGCGAGCACCAAGATATAGGCAATTGATTGATTCGTATCCATTGTTAACAGAATGGTTTGGAAAGAGAGCTGGTGATATGAAG TTGTCTACTCTCGCAGCTTATTTTCGGTTTGAAGAGCAACCACACAG GTGTTTGCCTGATGTCCGAATGAATCTTGAAGTTCTCAAGCACTGTGGAACTGTTTTATTCTTG GAGTCTATTTTTCCTGAAGTACTTCAAAGTTCATGGATTTCTCCTAATGAAGTTTCTATACCTTCTACTTTTGCAATCCCTGCCTTCTTTTATGATGGAAACCCAAGAATACGTATTATGCACAATGACATTGATTTGAAGCTGCATTGTAGTCGCCTCAAGGTGCAGTTAGAAATTAGAAAGTTTGATGATGCTAATCGTCGACTCACTTTTGTGGTGGCTGCTTCTCGGCGTTTATGTGAAGTTCTGGATGAGTGTGATATTCTTGTTGAGCAGAGATACAAGGATTGCGGTGGTGACTCAGAATGGCTTCCTGTGGTTAACAGAGATTATCAGAGCGTTCGATTGCG ATTGAAAGCTAGAGTGGATGGTAACACTGTTCACTGGAGGACGCAGATAGAGAGATATCAGAATGAATCTTCCACCTTCCAAAGAGTTGAGTCTAGTAATTTTGACTCCACGGAACTAGCGAACTTGTTCATTCCTGGGACCTCTGTGGATGCATTTTTCTCTTTGGAAACCTTTGATTATAGGGAGAAAGCAGGTATCGGCTTAGTGGCTGATAAGTTGATTATACATCACCAGTGA